ggaatcgaaccccggtcctctggcttgtgaagccagcgctctatccACTgagctaacgtgtgtgtgtgtgtgtgtgtgtgtgtgtgtgtatttatgtgtgtgtgtgtgtgtgtgtgtgtgtgtgctacctgtctgtgtctgtattgtCTGATTTGAAAGGGATGTGATTCATTCACACAAACAACGCGGGAGGGAGTCAGACAACAGAAGGGACAGTATAACATGGGGACTGAGTTACAGTTGTACAGAAGAGAAACACACTTCTCTGGAATACGCAGCACACAGATAATACAGTGACGGATGGTTAAGAAGGGAAGCAGAAATACAAGCAAATAGTGTTAACGGAAGCCACTGTTCTACTGTGTGTTATTAGAAGCTCATGGTcaaggtgataatgatgataaggatgatgatgataatcacgcctgtgatgatgataatgcggTAGAAAACATGAAGCCAACAAAGCAACTGCaagcagtttttcttttttcacacaAGTCGTGTCGCTTTCTAAAAACCAAACAGTGTTGCACTCTGGCCTCGCCACGCCCTCTCAACGCCACGCCACGTGCTTTTCTTCCAggtctcctccctcactccaagttcatcattttcatcacacCTTCTTTACATTCCTCGTGACTTCCCTTCACATCTTCACCTCCTAACCCCATTCTGTGCCTCTCGAATcagttactattattttctctgtgcTCGTGACGTCAGCgtcacgccgccgccgccgccactataTAAGCGAGCCGAGAGTCAGAGCAGCCACCAGTCCAGAAGCACCTCCACCCCCGACATGGCCCTCAAGGTACGCTCTCCCTCCTGGAGTGAACACACTGCACGTAATGCACCCAACACTCCACACCCCCGCACCCAACACTCCACATCACAAGCTGCCTCCAACACCCACATATGCACCCCGCCACATCCCCAACACACCGCCCTCAACACCAGCTCAGCAACATgccccgccaccaccgccaccatgccccccacacacacaaactgtccccaacgccccacacacacactctgccccCAACGCCCCACAcatggcaccaccaccaaccaccaccaccacgcccccacacacactctgccCCAACGCCTCACacatggcaccaccaccaccaccaccatatcatccgtacaccacacacacatacactgcccCCACCGCCCCACacatggcaccactgccacacaccaTGACAACGCCTCTCAGCGCGTCCTGCCATCCACACTGATTCCTATTCCTCCACAGCTCGTCCTCCTGTCCGCCCTCATGGCCGTCGCCCTCGCCGACAACGCCCCCTACAGgccgccccctccccctcccacctaCAGCGCCCCCACCTCATCCTACCGCGCCCCCGCTCCATCCTACAATGCACCCCAGCCAGTGGTGAGTTCcctacactcacactcacacacacacacacacacacacacacacacacacacacactaaacatccctctcttcctccccacccacagaGTCCCCCCAAGTATGATTTCAGCTGGAACGTCAAGGACGACTATTCCGGCAACGACTACGGCCACCAGGAGGCGCGCGACGGCTACAATACCCAGGGATCCTACTACGTGCTGCTGCCCGACGGCCGCCTGCAGGAGGTCACCTACACCGTCAACGGCGACTCAGGCTTCGTGGCCCAGGTCAACTACCAGGGCGAGGCCCAGTACCCAGCACAGCAGGGCTACGGCTCCTCCCCGTCCTACCAGGCTCCTGCCCCGTCCTACCAGAGGCCCCGCCCGTCTTACGCATAATGCTCCTCCTAACTGACGGCCaagtctttctgtctttgtaaATACTCCATCACA
This genomic interval from Portunus trituberculatus isolate SZX2019 chromosome 10, ASM1759143v1, whole genome shotgun sequence contains the following:
- the LOC123502200 gene encoding cuticle protein 8-like, with translation MALKLVLLSALMAVALADNAPYRPPPPPPTYSAPTSSYRAPAPSYNAPQPVSPPKYDFSWNVKDDYSGNDYGHQEARDGYNTQGSYYVLLPDGRLQEVTYTVNGDSGFVAQVNYQGEAQYPAQQGYGSSPSYQAPAPSYQRPRPSYA